A region from the Aegilops tauschii subsp. strangulata cultivar AL8/78 chromosome 5, Aet v6.0, whole genome shotgun sequence genome encodes:
- the LOC109754868 gene encoding uncharacterized protein → MTASLRAAATRILRPAGQGLRRLVHTQQQQSRSTGALEDGHRAAQIQQKKEELYDLIARAQAKKVGIFSTTSEGDRHLLRILCTQIKPRPNDPQWRWITTAKKVTALCSAAIVLAIVAFTLPDLATRPEYKPMK, encoded by the exons ATGACGGCTTCCCTCCGCGCGGCGGCGACGAGGATCCTGCGTCCGGCGGGGCAGGGGCTTCGCCGGCTGGTCCACACCCAGCAGCAG CAATCTAGATCCACCGGTGCCTTGGAGGACGGACACCGTGCAGCGCAAATCCAGCAGAAGAAGGAGGAGCTGTACGATCTCATCGCCCGCGCTCAGGCCAAGAAGGTCGGCATATTTTCCACGACTTCCGAGGGAGATAGACATTTGCTCCGGATTCTCTGCACACAAATCAAGCCGAGACCAAATGACCCTCAATG GCGCTGGATAACTACCGCTAAGAAGGTGACCGCGCTGTGTTCCGCTGCGATTGTTCTTGCTATTGTTGCGTTCACTCTTCCTGACTTAGCTACTCGTCCTGAATACAAGCCAATGAAGTGA
- the LOC109754869 gene encoding uncharacterized protein — MNSYTPDVPPRVIRLPRRGHFRHFTSRSTRVIFQFVDSSPISARVRLSSPVPLSRTPLPLARAAVACHPPRLPPPPPSFPSAAPPPSSTSATAILPVRHRRPHPPCPPPPCHRRHLPDGAVKEATREGGVAGVVDPCRRNDVCACLRGFAQRSPEASRVNCVGEDGRAPRRYSPTQRPPFFLGRAVVKCFFKLGRTLGEEPQAACFFLRSIGRDLEDANICNGLKNEAILGSNTYMWSLFHYDSKNHNVSVEPQWIAWSCRHAGDAAAAYIQSRSAGFRSTDYPNLTRLNH; from the exons ATGAATAGTTACACTCCCGACGTGCCACCGCGTGTAATTAGACTGCCCCGCCGGGGGCATTTTCGTCATTTCACGTCTAGGTCAACACGTGTCATTTTCCAATTCGTTGACTCCTCCCCAATCAGTGCTAGGGTTCGGCTCTCCTCACCTGTCCCTCTCTCGCgcacacctctccctctcgctcgaGCCGCCGTCGCCTGCCATCCTCCccgtctgccgccgccgcccccatccttcccgtccgccgcgccgccaccatcctccacgtccgccaccgccatcctccccgtccgccaccgccgcccccatCCTCCCTGTCCGCCGCCGCCATGCCATCGCCGCCACCTACCGGACGGCGCTGTGAAGGAAGCGACCAGAGAGGGAGGCGTCGCCGGTGTCGTGGACCCATGCCGGCGCAACGACGTGTGCGCGTGCCTCCGCGGGTTCGCGCAGCGGTCGCCGGAGGCGTCGCGGGTCAACTGCGTCGGGGAGGATGGGCGCGCGCCACGCCGCTATTCCCCGACACAACGTCCGCCGTTCTTCCTTGGTCGGGCAGTGGTCAAGTGCTTCTTCAAGCTGGGCCGCACGCTGGGAGAGGAGCCCCAGGCCGCATGCTTCTTCTTGCGCTCCATCGGGAGAGACCTCGAGGATGCCAAC ATCTGCAATGGCCTGAAGAACGAGGCAATTCTTGGAAGCAACACGTACATGTGGTCTCTCTTTCACTATGATTCCAAG AATCACAACGTCTCCGTGGAGCCGCAGTGGATAGCATGGTCTTGTCGCCATGCTGGGGACGCAGCGGCAGCATATATCCAGTCCAGATCCGCTGGTTTCAGATCAACGGATTACCCCA ATCTAACCAGATTGAATCATTAA